The window TGGTGTTATGGGGGATGGACGTACTTACGATTACACTATTGGTATCCGTGCTGTAACTTCAATTGATGGGATGACTGCTGACTTTGCTCAAATTCCATGGGATGTTTTGAGCAAGATCTCTACTAGAATTGTTGATGAATGTGATCACATTAATCGCGTAGTTTACGATATCACCAGTAAGCCACCTTCCACTATTGAATGGGAATAAGCGGACAATGTAATTTGAATGGTAAACCTTGATTTAAAAGCATTTAAAGGAATGAAACCAGCTCAAAAATAATAAAAAAAGATAAGGTTGTATGCCAAAAATATAAATAGGGATGCATGGTAAAACCTTTGTAATAGCAGTAATTGGAGAAGATGATATTTGATTCGAAGAAGTATCATGTTTGCCAAAGTATGCCAAAATAAGAAGCCTTTAGTATAAAAACTAAGGGCTTTTATTCATGTAATTGATTATACTTATTTCCCCATTTTTCCATTTCTAGAATTAATGGAGTAAGAGTTTTACCTAATGATGTTAATTGATAACTGGTTTTAGGCGGCACGGTTGGAAAGATCGTTTTAGCAATAATTTGATCGTTTTCTAATTCTTTTAATTGCAGTGATAACATTCGTCTTGAACAATTAGGCATCAACTTCTGCAATTCATTGAAGCGACAGTTCTTTTCTTTGATTAAATGATAGATAATTACGCTTTTCCATTTGCCTGAGATAATTTGAAGTGTGCTTTCAACAGGACAACCTTCGGCACAATTATAAATATGATGTGGCATTCTCTCACCTCGATATAATAATTCATTTTAAATCTTTATATTGGATCGAGCTAGGGAAGAATTTGTTACTTAGTAAGAAAAAATTCACTTCTTGTTTTTATTTATATTCCACTTACAATTAATTAGCAAATAGAAAAGGAGATAAAAATGAAAGCAATTGGATTTAAAAAACATTTGAAAATTGATGATCCTGAAAGCCTGATTGACTTTGAAATGAAAAAGCCTACTGCTAAGGGACATGATTTGCTGGTAAAAGTAAATGCAGTATCAGTCAATCCAGTAGATATTGGAGTAAGAAAAGGAGGACATTCAGTTTTAAAGACTCCAAAAGTAATTGGCTGGGATGCATGTGGTGTAGTTGAAGAAGTAGGATCTAATGTTAGCCTTTTTAAACCTGGTGATCGTGTATTTTATGCAGGTTCATTTATTCGCTCAGGTAGTGATAGTGAGTATCAACTGGTTGATGAAAGAATAGTTGGTCATGCTCCAGAAACTTTAAAAGATAATGAAGCAGCCGCAATGCCTTTAACCTCTCTTACCGCGTACGAAGCCTTATTTGAACAAATGGATTTAACCTGGAATCAAGAGAATAATCAACATAAAACAATTTTAATTATTAATGGTGCTGGAGGAGTAGGGTCTGTTGCAACTCAACTAGCACATTTAGCAGGGCTAACAGTTATTGCTACTGCATCTCGCCCAGACAGTATCAAATGGACACAAGATCATGGTGCTGATTATGTAGTAAATCACCGTGAAGATTTGGTAAAACAAGTGAGAAAATTAGGTTTCAAGTATGTTGATTATATTTTGGAATTAAAAGATTTAGATGGTCACTGGAAAGAAATGTGTGAATTAATTAAGCCTGAAGGACACATTGTTTCAATTACTGAAAACTATCGTCCAATTAATTTGAGATTGTTAACTAAAAAGAAAGCACACTTTTCATGGGAATGGATGTATACAAAATCCTATTATCAAACAGATGATATGATTACTCAGCATGATATTTTAGACAAAATCGCGCAAATGTTAGATAGTGGTAAACTTAGATGCACTATGACTAAGTCATTAACACCTTTGAATGCAACAAATTTACGCAAGGCTCATAAATTAGTGGAAAGTGGTCACATGACTGGAAAAGTTGTGATTTCTGACTGGGAGAATAATTAAGATAGTTCTTACAAGCATTAATTGTTTGCCAGTGACCATTAGTTTACAAGCTAGGGGCCTTTTTTTGCTTTTTTAAGACTAATGCTAGACTGGTAGAAATTAATAAAAACAATGAATAGCATTTTAATTATTTTTAGTTGTGTTAATCACTATATGTTTACAAACCTAGTGTAAAATACACCAAGCAAAAAAAGCCCCAACTTACGTTGGAGCTTTTTTCTATAACCAATCTTAACTACTGTCTTAATTAGCTAACGGGCTAACCGTTATTTCCTCATGACTCATATTAGACTTTTTATGAAAGAGAATCGATTAGTTTAGTTAGTATTGATATAAAAGTATTGATTCTTTGATTATCAGAATATCATTCACTGTGTCGATTGAATCTTTGAAGAAGACGATTTCCTTCCCTAACTCTGTGTTCTGCTAACTTTTCTATGGCACTTCAGATTTAATAGGCTTTTTATAGTGTTTAATTAAATTCAAGCTTATTTGCTTCATCGATCTTAGTTAGGAAAGATGAAATATCAGTAATAATATCATTGGTGTATGAAACATTAATCAGATTAGCCCAATTTTTTCTAAGGAAATAGTCGTCAATGTCGTATCTAACTTTAGTTAAGTATTTGTAGCTAATAAATAGTAGTTCAGAAAAAATCAAATTACGTTTTTGTGGCTGCATAACGAAATCCAGTAATAGATCTTTTCCAGAACCCTTAATAAAGTGAAAAAATTCGCAATTGATATGTCTAATCGGATGAAAAGGATATAAGATTTGAGAACTTAGTACTTGTTTTTCAAATTGTTTAAGTAGTTTTTGGTCTTTTTTACTAATTTCATAACTATTGTTATGTAGATTAATCATTGCATATCAAGTCCTCTTCTTAGTTTTGCAACTAAAGTATATAAATTGAAAAAAGTAAAAACAATGAATGTTAACTAAGTTGAAAAAGAAAAACTTTTTATACTAAAAGTAAAAAGTTATTTTACTTTTGACATAATATTTTTAATAATTAAGAAATAAAAAGTTACAGACAGTAAATATTCAAGAAAGAGAAGTGAGGAATTAGTTTGAGCGATATTAGGGTACAGAATACAAAGAATAATTTAAGTGCTGCTCTTTTAAGCTGTTTAGAAAATAAAAGTGTTTATGAGTTAAAAATAAAAGATATTATTGATAAGGCTGGCGTAAGTACTAGAACGTTTTATCAATATTATTCTGACGTACATGACTTACTAAGAGATACAGAAGATAGCTTTGTTGCAGAATATCTAAAAAATGTTGAAAAAGACCGTGATTCATTAGGTGATCTTGATCTAGACATTCCTTTCGAGGATCAGTTAGAAAATATTTTAAATGCAACAAAAAATACTATTGAATTTTGTTATGCAAATAAAAAAGAAATTCAGATTTTACTATCTGATAATGGTGATATGCACTTTTATAATATGATTTTCCACACTGGTTGTGAGGAAATTATGAAGCGTATGAGCCAGATGAAGCATATTGATGAGTTAAAGATGAACGAAAAAGAAGAAATGAGAATGATGATTAGTATCCAGGTATTTGTTCATAGTATCATTGGAATGGTAAGGGTTTTACTTGAATACAGCGATAGGCTGGCTCCATATGATGTTCGTCAAAGTATACTTACATTCTTACGTGAATCACCGATAGCTTCCATGAATATGAATAAAAAATAGATAGTATAAATAATTTATAGTATATTAGGCTGACCTACACGATAGTTGGCTTTTTTACTGGCAATTGAGAAATAATTGTACTTAAATATGAGTAGCATGAGAATAATAGTAATTAAAAAACTCAGTTTTAGGGGATACGTCAATGAAAATAGAAATTCCAACTATGAATGGATTCATTCCGGATTGCTACAGTAAATTTGCTAATGAAGATCAAAAAATTGAAGGGAAGCCTAGTAGATCTTTCCCAATTTTTATTACTGATGCGTCTGATAAGGCAAAAACTTTAGCTGTGTATTTTAGAGATTTTGATTCAGTTCCAGTCTGTGGATTTACTTGGATTCACTGGTTAGCTGCCAATCTTCCGGTTCAAGATGTTCCAGCTAATATTAGTCATTCTAAGAATAGCAGCCTTGATTTTGTCCAAGGAAATAATAGTAATATTAGCAAGTTTTTGAGTGAAAATTCTGGCCCAGTTGAGGGCTATACAGGTCCGATGCCTCCTGATAAGACGCACTATTACACCTTAACCGTGTATGCATTAGATACAAAACTTGATCTAAAAGAAGGTTATTGGTTAAACGACTTTTTGCGTGAAATGGAAGGTCATATAATTGACAGTGCGACTATTTCAGTTCCAAGTAGAGCAAAGTAAAAGTCAAAATCAAAATTACTAATAAATATGCTATAATTTAGATAAAGAAAAAGGAGATCATAAGATCTCCCATGCAGCCCGCTTTAAGAGCGGTGGCTAAAGTTATAAAGTTGACAGGCGCCTACTCAATAAACTCGCCAAAGTTATGAATTGAGCGGCGTTTTTGTTTGTTTTTTGTTGTGATGATCGATATACGTCAGCAAAGCTAACATAAAGGTACCAAACAACAGCATCAACGAGATAGCTTCGTATACGCTCATTAGACTGAACCCTTTCCAATTGATGTCGGACCATAGGCCTCGCCTCCAGGAGGAAAAACAGCCACCGATCATAAAACTTTCTGCAGATATAATTATAGCGAAAATTTGTTTGCAACAGAATATAGACTAGTGAAAAAGCTCGCGATTAATTTCGCGGGCTTTTACTATTAAACTTATTCTGCTTTTTCCTTAATGAAAAAATATGTAAATAGACAATAGATTACAATTCCTAAATAAAAAACATTCGTAGCGCTAAAATTAGGTTCAATAAATCTACTAACAATGTAATCTATACCTAAAATACAAAAAATATAGATCCAGCTTCCGTAAACAAATAATTTGTGTAAGTTAGACGGCAGATGCTTTCTGTATTTAATTAAAAGAGAAAGATACCGAAGTTGCGCTATATAAGATATAAAGAAATATGTGGCGCCACTGAAAATTGAGAAAGTTATTCCCCAGGCAATAAGAGACACTGTCCCATTAGAGTTGCTGAGACCACTCATTACTGGTCCAATAATACCTAAGACTGCTAGGATGCAGGATAAAACAAAATATTTATCATTAGTATGGTGAAATGATTGAATAGTAGACTTTAATCTCTCTTTCTCTTTCATAATGTCAAAATTTTGTTTATTTAACTGCTTAAATTCACGCATAATAAGAAAACTATAAACTAGAAGACCACATGCAATTGCAAGAACTACAATGGTTGCAGCAAATCCAATAAGGGAAATGATTAATTGCATTTTATCACTGGCACCTATTAGGAACCCTGAAAGAGCACTGCAAAAACTAATACATGCTGGACTGAAGATAGCAAGAGCTATTGCCAAAGCACGTAATTGTGAACTCTTTTTGGCAGTAGACAAATATTTTTGAACTAATTCATCAGGTAAAATAGGTAATTTATCTTCTGCGGGAATATCTACTGTTTTAATTTCAAAAGATGGAGCACCACTTTTTAGTAAATAATCTGTGGTGACGCCAAATAATTCTGATAAGCTAACGATTTTTTCGATATCGGGAATTGATTGATCGCTTTCCCATTTTGAAACGGCTTGGCGACTAACATTCATTTTTTCAGCTAAGCCTTCTTGAGAAAGATTATTCTTTTTTCGTAATTCCGTGATTTTTTGACCTAATCTCATATGGATTGTCCTTTCCTTGTTGATTGATTTCAATTTATTAAAAATCGCGGTTGCAGACAACCACTTTTTGATTGCATTGTAGGCAACTAATAGTTGCGAGAGGAAAACTTATAGTGATTAATCTTAGTTAAGTAAGCTATTCTCTGGTGTTGTGTAGAATTTGTGACACCACCAAAATGAATCCAATGTCGATCTTGCATCCCTAATTGCTTTAGAGTTTTGTTAACAAAAATTCGTTTAATACCATTTCCCAAAAAGAGTTTGACATAAAAAGTTGGTGAAGTTGAAGTGGTGAGGACATAAGTATGTTTAATGTTAGTTAATTCGCCGTGAATACCAGTTTTGCTTACAGTATGGGATAATCCTTTTCCTTCTTTCATAACTTTATCAATAAAGCCTTTAAGCATTGCCGGGATACTATTCCACCAAAGTGGAGTAATAAAAATTATTGCGGAAGCTTCTCTTAAGTAATTTAAGTATTTTGTTACTAGAGGATCATGAGTTTTACCAGTATGAAATAAACGTAATTCTTCTTTGTCATAAATAGGATTAAATTGTTCTTGATACAAGTCAATTACTTTAAAGCTTTTATGCTTATGTGCTAAATTTGATTTTACTGATTCTAAAATTGCATGGTTAAAACTGTTTTCATAAGGATGACAATAGATGATTAAGAAATCCATTTTAATCTTTTCCTTTCAAAAGTTGATCTAAAGTGTATTCCACTAATTGTGCGTCATAGCGAGTAATTTTATTTTTAATTAGTAATGCATATCCTTGAATAAAGGACCAGATTTGAATAAATAAATCTTGATCAGAAAGAGTAGTTGATGAATTAAGATTAGTAATTAAAACTTTTACTTTCTGCAAAAAGGGATATTGATTAGCATTTGAATATAAATCTAGTGCTGACAATTGGTAGAATAAGAAGTCCATTTGGTTGGGATGCATAGTTATAGACTGACAAATATATTTAGCGATAATGAGTAACTGTTGCTTAGATGAATAATCTTCATTTAATGGGATCTGCTCAATAAATCGTTTAGATAATTGGATTACTGTTTTTTGAAATAGTTCATTTTTATCTTTGAAATGTCTATAAAAAGCACCTGTTGTAAGTCCCAGTTCCTTTGTAAGTTTGCGTAAACTTAAGTTTTGATACCCATTAGTGTCGATTAGATGAATGGTTTGATTTATAATTTTTTCTTCGGTTGTCATTTTATCTTCTTTCTTGATAACAGAGTTATCTTTTTAGGTCTATAATAACACTGTTATCATGACAACAAAAGATAAATAATTTGTTATAATACACGCTAAGGAAAGTAAAAACACAATTCGGTTGGTAGTCCGAATGTATGATTTATTCATATCAGTAACCTTCCCTCCTAGGATGTCCCTCTTTCCTCTTATTTTTAGGAGGGTACATAGTGATTAAAGGTGTATTAACTATTATTTTTGATGAACCATTCTACAAAGCAATTTTTGAGCGATTCGATGGTACTCAGTATAAAGTGGCTCAAGTTAATATGGGAACTTCATTGCCAACGATGCCAAAAATAATTAACTTGGTGAATGAGCATTATTCTGACTTACGATTTAGCAAATCAACTCTAGATCAGGAAGTAATGCATCATATTAACCCCAAAAGAGCTCAAAGATTAGCGCATAAAGAAGTTCGGGAACGTGGAATTGGTACTAAAGCTCAACAAGCTTTAAAAAAGCAATTTGAGAAATCGAAAATAACTAGAAAAAAGATGAATAAAGATAAAAAACGTGAAATGCAAAAAGAGCGCTTTTTACAAAAACAAATTAAACGTCGAAAAAAACATCGAGGTCATTAATCAACAAAAGCTCGCAATTAATTTGCGAGCTTTTGTTGATTAATATGCTATAATTTAGATAAAGAAAAAGGAGATCATAAGATCTCCCATGCAGCCCGCTTTAAGAGCGGTGACAAAATTATAGTTTTGGCAAACGCCTACTCAATAACTCGGTCAAAAGTTATGAATTGAGCGGCGTTTTTTATTTTTTGTTGTGGTTATCGATATATGTTAGCAATGCTAACACAAAAGTACCAAACAACAGCATTAACGAGATAGCCTCGTATACGCTCATCTGGCTGAACCCTTTCCATTTGATGTCGGACCATAGGCCTCACCTCCGGGAGGAA of the Lactobacillus isalae genome contains:
- a CDS encoding TetR/AcrR family transcriptional regulator — translated: MTTEEKIINQTIHLIDTNGYQNLSLRKLTKELGLTTGAFYRHFKDKNELFQKTVIQLSKRFIEQIPLNEDYSSKQQLLIIAKYICQSITMHPNQMDFLFYQLSALDLYSNANQYPFLQKVKVLITNLNSSTTLSDQDLFIQIWSFIQGYALLIKNKITRYDAQLVEYTLDQLLKGKD
- a CDS encoding putative holin-like toxin; this translates as MSVYEAISLMLLFGTFVLALLTYIDNHNKK
- a CDS encoding zinc-binding alcohol dehydrogenase family protein; protein product: MKAIGFKKHLKIDDPESLIDFEMKKPTAKGHDLLVKVNAVSVNPVDIGVRKGGHSVLKTPKVIGWDACGVVEEVGSNVSLFKPGDRVFYAGSFIRSGSDSEYQLVDERIVGHAPETLKDNEAAAMPLTSLTAYEALFEQMDLTWNQENNQHKTILIINGAGGVGSVATQLAHLAGLTVIATASRPDSIKWTQDHGADYVVNHREDLVKQVRKLGFKYVDYILELKDLDGHWKEMCELIKPEGHIVSITENYRPINLRLLTKKKAHFSWEWMYTKSYYQTDDMITQHDILDKIAQMLDSGKLRCTMTKSLTPLNATNLRKAHKLVESGHMTGKVVISDWENN
- a CDS encoding YjdF family protein; amino-acid sequence: MIKGVLTIIFDEPFYKAIFERFDGTQYKVAQVNMGTSLPTMPKIINLVNEHYSDLRFSKSTLDQEVMHHINPKRAQRLAHKEVRERGIGTKAQQALKKQFEKSKITRKKMNKDKKREMQKERFLQKQIKRRKKHRGH
- a CDS encoding YbhB/YbcL family Raf kinase inhibitor-like protein, with translation MKIEIPTMNGFIPDCYSKFANEDQKIEGKPSRSFPIFITDASDKAKTLAVYFRDFDSVPVCGFTWIHWLAANLPVQDVPANISHSKNSSLDFVQGNNSNISKFLSENSGPVEGYTGPMPPDKTHYYTLTVYALDTKLDLKEGYWLNDFLREMEGHIIDSATISVPSRAK
- a CDS encoding TetR/AcrR family transcriptional regulator, with amino-acid sequence MSDIRVQNTKNNLSAALLSCLENKSVYELKIKDIIDKAGVSTRTFYQYYSDVHDLLRDTEDSFVAEYLKNVEKDRDSLGDLDLDIPFEDQLENILNATKNTIEFCYANKKEIQILLSDNGDMHFYNMIFHTGCEEIMKRMSQMKHIDELKMNEKEEMRMMISIQVFVHSIIGMVRVLLEYSDRLAPYDVRQSILTFLRESPIASMNMNKK
- a CDS encoding helix-turn-helix domain-containing protein is translated as MRLGQKITELRKKNNLSQEGLAEKMNVSRQAVSKWESDQSIPDIEKIVSLSELFGVTTDYLLKSGAPSFEIKTVDIPAEDKLPILPDELVQKYLSTAKKSSQLRALAIALAIFSPACISFCSALSGFLIGASDKMQLIISLIGFAATIVVLAIACGLLVYSFLIMREFKQLNKQNFDIMKEKERLKSTIQSFHHTNDKYFVLSCILAVLGIIGPVMSGLSNSNGTVSLIAWGITFSIFSGATYFFISYIAQLRYLSLLIKYRKHLPSNLHKLFVYGSWIYIFCILGIDYIVSRFIEPNFSATNVFYLGIVIYCLFTYFFIKEKAE
- a CDS encoding winged helix-turn-helix transcriptional regulator — translated: MPHHIYNCAEGCPVESTLQIISGKWKSVIIYHLIKEKNCRFNELQKLMPNCSRRMLSLQLKELENDQIIAKTIFPTVPPKTSYQLTSLGKTLTPLILEMEKWGNKYNQLHE
- a CDS encoding putative holin-like toxin, whose product is MIGGCFSSWRRGLWSDINWKGFSLMSVYEAISLMLLFGTFMLALLTYIDHHNKKQTKTPLNS
- a CDS encoding NAD(P)H-dependent oxidoreductase, whose translation is MDFLIIYCHPYENSFNHAILESVKSNLAHKHKSFKVIDLYQEQFNPIYDKEELRLFHTGKTHDPLVTKYLNYLREASAIIFITPLWWNSIPAMLKGFIDKVMKEGKGLSHTVSKTGIHGELTNIKHTYVLTTSTSPTFYVKLFLGNGIKRIFVNKTLKQLGMQDRHWIHFGGVTNSTQHQRIAYLTKINHYKFSSRNY